One part of the Parabacteroides distasonis ATCC 8503 genome encodes these proteins:
- a CDS encoding RapZ C-terminal domain-containing protein → MITEELRKLYQSYTGSPAEEITELPSSGSNRRYFRIKGPETLIGVSGTSIEENEAFIYMAKHFRGKGLPVPQVYASSDDHSFYIQEDLGDTLLFNAIEKGRKSSVFDEEERRLLHKTITKLPDIQFLGSDGFDFSYCHPQAEFNQRSILWDLNYFKYCFLKATGMEFQENRLEDDFLKMSDVLLRSSSATFLYRDFQSRNVMVKDGEPWFIDFQGGRKGPVYYDVASFLWQAKAKYPEDLRNELLSDYITALRKYIPVDEAYFHSQLRHFVLFRTLQVLGAYGFRGYFEKKPHFIQSVPFAIENLRQLLKNDYPEYPYLCSVLRELTGLKQFTDDIQKHMLEVKVMSFAYKKGIPNDPSGNGGGFVFDCRAINNPGKYERYNHFTGLDEPVIQFLEDDGEITNFLEHVYHIVDASVKRYMDRGFTNLMICFGCTGGQHRSVYSAQHLAEHLNTKFGVKVHLVHREQNIEQLFNPTL, encoded by the coding sequence ATGATAACAGAAGAACTTAGGAAGCTATACCAATCATATACCGGATCACCGGCAGAGGAAATAACGGAGTTACCGTCATCTGGCTCTAACCGCCGGTATTTCAGGATAAAAGGTCCTGAGACGTTGATTGGAGTTAGTGGCACTTCTATTGAGGAGAACGAGGCTTTTATCTACATGGCAAAACATTTCCGGGGGAAGGGCTTACCCGTACCGCAAGTATATGCCAGCTCGGACGACCATTCATTTTATATCCAAGAGGATTTAGGAGATACGCTTCTTTTCAACGCCATCGAGAAAGGCCGTAAAAGCAGTGTATTCGACGAGGAGGAACGCCGTTTATTACACAAGACGATCACCAAACTCCCCGACATCCAGTTCTTGGGGTCCGACGGTTTCGATTTCTCGTATTGCCATCCGCAAGCCGAGTTCAACCAACGGTCTATCCTTTGGGACTTGAATTATTTCAAGTACTGTTTCTTAAAGGCTACCGGGATGGAGTTTCAGGAAAACCGTCTGGAGGATGATTTCTTGAAGATGAGCGATGTATTGTTACGCAGCTCCTCCGCCACGTTCCTATACCGTGATTTCCAGTCACGCAATGTTATGGTAAAGGACGGAGAGCCTTGGTTTATTGATTTTCAAGGTGGACGAAAAGGCCCGGTTTATTACGACGTGGCTTCCTTCCTTTGGCAGGCGAAAGCGAAATATCCGGAGGATCTGAGGAATGAATTACTATCGGATTATATCACGGCCCTACGTAAATATATCCCGGTAGACGAGGCTTACTTCCATAGCCAGCTGCGCCATTTCGTCCTGTTTAGGACCTTGCAGGTATTGGGGGCTTATGGTTTCCGGGGGTATTTCGAGAAAAAGCCTCATTTCATCCAAAGCGTCCCGTTCGCCATCGAGAACCTGCGGCAGTTATTGAAGAATGACTATCCGGAATACCCCTATTTATGCTCCGTCCTTCGTGAGCTTACCGGGTTGAAACAATTCACGGACGATATCCAGAAACATATGCTGGAAGTAAAGGTCATGAGTTTCGCCTATAAAAAAGGAATCCCGAACGACCCTAGCGGGAACGGAGGTGGATTCGTATTCGATTGCCGTGCGATAAACAATCCCGGTAAATACGAGCGTTACAATCATTTCACCGGTTTGGATGAGCCAGTGATCCAGTTCTTGGAGGATGACGGGGAGATCACGAACTTCCTTGAGCATGTCTACCATATCGTAGACGCCTCGGTAAAACGATATATGGATCGTGGATTCACCAATTTGATGATTTGTTTCGGATGTACGGGAGGACAGCATCGTTCGGTCTATTCCGCACAGCATCTGGCGGAACATCTTAACACCAAGTTCGGAGTAAAAGTACATTTAGTACATAGAGAACAAAATATAGAACAACTCTTTAACCCTACATTATGA
- a CDS encoding NADP-specific glutamate dehydrogenase: protein MKASEVLDNLKRRFPNEPEYHQAVSEVLGTIEEAYNEHPEFEKSNLIERLCIPDRIFSFRVTWMDDKGQIQTNMGYRIQHNNAIGPYKGGIRFHASVNQSILKFLAFEQTFKNSLTTLPMGGGKGGSDFSPRGKSNAEIMRFCQAFILELWHHIGPDTDVPAGDIGVGGREVAYMYGMYKKLARENTGTFTGKGIEFGGSLIRPEATGYGNVYFLLQMLKTRNIDIKDKVVCVSGSGNVAQYTVEKLISLGAKVVTMSDSDGYIYDPDGIDREKLDYIMELKNLYRGRIREYAEQYGCKYVQGARPWGEKCDIAMPSATQNELNGDDAKTLLANGCFAVSEGANMPSTPEAIDAFLEAKILYAPGKAANAGGVSVSGLEMTQNAQKLSWSSEEVDQKLQSIMENIHEQCVKYGKQEDGYVNYVKGANVAGFMKVAKAMMAQGIL from the coding sequence ATGAAGGCAAGTGAAGTTTTAGACAACTTGAAAAGAAGATTTCCGAACGAACCGGAATATCATCAAGCAGTATCAGAGGTTTTAGGGACTATCGAGGAAGCTTACAACGAGCATCCGGAATTTGAGAAAAGCAACTTGATCGAGCGCCTTTGTATCCCCGATCGCATTTTCTCTTTCCGTGTAACTTGGATGGACGATAAGGGACAAATCCAGACGAACATGGGTTACCGTATCCAGCACAACAACGCTATCGGCCCGTACAAAGGCGGTATCCGTTTCCACGCTTCCGTAAACCAATCGATCCTTAAGTTCTTGGCTTTTGAGCAAACGTTTAAAAATTCACTGACTACATTGCCGATGGGTGGTGGTAAAGGAGGTTCCGACTTTAGCCCGAGAGGAAAGTCAAACGCTGAGATCATGCGTTTCTGCCAAGCCTTCATCCTTGAGTTATGGCACCATATCGGTCCGGACACGGATGTTCCCGCCGGCGATATCGGTGTAGGCGGACGTGAGGTGGCTTATATGTATGGAATGTACAAGAAATTGGCTCGTGAGAATACGGGCACATTCACGGGTAAGGGTATCGAGTTCGGAGGTTCCTTGATCCGTCCGGAAGCTACAGGTTACGGAAACGTATATTTCTTGTTGCAGATGCTGAAAACCCGCAACATTGATATCAAAGACAAGGTAGTTTGTGTATCAGGTTCCGGAAACGTGGCTCAATATACGGTAGAGAAATTAATCAGTCTTGGAGCGAAAGTTGTCACGATGTCTGATTCCGACGGTTATATATATGATCCGGATGGTATCGACCGTGAGAAACTGGATTATATCATGGAGTTGAAGAACTTGTATCGTGGCCGTATCCGTGAATACGCAGAGCAATACGGATGCAAATATGTACAAGGCGCTCGTCCTTGGGGAGAGAAATGTGACATCGCTATGCCGAGCGCAACCCAGAATGAGTTGAACGGCGACGATGCCAAGACTTTATTGGCTAACGGTTGCTTCGCCGTATCCGAGGGTGCTAACATGCCTTCTACGCCGGAAGCTATCGATGCCTTCCTTGAGGCCAAGATCCTTTACGCTCCGGGTAAGGCCGCTAACGCTGGCGGTGTATCCGTTTCCGGTCTTGAGATGACCCAGAACGCACAGAAGTTAAGCTGGAGCAGCGAGGAAGTAGACCAGAAACTTCAGAGCATCATGGAAAACATCCACGAGCAATGCGTAAAATACGGAAAGCAAGAGGATGGTTACGTAAACTACGTGAAAGGCGCAAACGTAGCCGGCTTCATGAAGGTAGCCAAGGCTATGATGGCACAAGGAATACTCTAG
- a CDS encoding DUF2007 domain-containing protein — MDKIVEIARFTYPADAQPLMALLRSEGIECYLRNELSSQIMAGYVDVGGARVEILESDVPRAMKIMEEGGYDLPREDEQAEPVEKVAGFARHIPFLRKYPLEKQIMILFVIVAVFLALVIYFGSLISSN; from the coding sequence ATGGACAAGATCGTAGAAATAGCCCGGTTCACCTATCCGGCGGATGCCCAACCGCTGATGGCCCTGTTGAGGTCGGAAGGGATAGAATGTTATCTCCGTAACGAGCTAAGCAGCCAGATCATGGCCGGTTACGTAGACGTAGGCGGTGCACGGGTGGAGATTCTGGAAAGCGATGTTCCCCGGGCCATGAAGATCATGGAGGAAGGCGGTTACGACCTGCCCCGGGAAGACGAGCAAGCGGAACCGGTAGAGAAAGTCGCCGGATTCGCACGTCATATCCCTTTTCTACGAAAATATCCCTTAGAGAAACAAATCATGATCCTATTCGTCATCGTAGCTGTCTTTTTGGCTTTGGTGATTTATTTCGGATCGCTTATTTCCTCAAACTAA
- a CDS encoding tyrosine-type recombinase/integrase, whose product MKQYDLAEGMRMYIARLREQGRYSSAKSYQDALNSFLRFCGQEMILYTRIDREMLLRYQDYLRDRECSWNTVSTYMRRIRRVYGLAMENGEAPFSRYLFKGIFLGVKSKQKKALPAESLRLLMTAPLAAPELRKTQRALCLMFLFCGMAFVDFAHLKKSDIRNGVLRYNRQKTGTPMLVEIQPVARELLAALMTDTLRDSPYLFTFLSGTKTGEEAFREYTSALADFNRSLKELANACGVTEIVTSYSIRHSFATTLKEQGVPIEMISELLGHQSIKTTQIYLKSFSLDRMSAVNKACFESIYNEVSKVG is encoded by the coding sequence ATGAAACAGTATGATTTAGCGGAGGGTATGCGGATGTATATAGCCCGATTGAGAGAGCAAGGGCGCTATTCGTCCGCCAAGAGTTATCAGGATGCCTTGAATTCATTCCTGCGTTTTTGTGGGCAGGAGATGATCCTTTATACCCGTATTGACCGGGAAATGCTTTTGAGATATCAAGATTATTTGCGGGACCGGGAATGCTCGTGGAATACGGTATCTACCTATATGCGTAGGATTCGCCGTGTGTATGGATTGGCGATGGAGAATGGGGAGGCTCCTTTTTCCCGTTATTTGTTCAAGGGGATTTTCCTGGGAGTGAAAAGCAAACAGAAGAAGGCGTTGCCTGCGGAGTCCTTGCGTTTGTTGATGACCGCTCCGCTGGCTGCTCCGGAGTTGCGCAAAACACAGCGGGCATTGTGTTTGATGTTCTTGTTTTGCGGTATGGCGTTTGTCGATTTCGCTCATTTGAAAAAGAGTGATATCCGGAATGGGGTCTTGAGGTATAATCGCCAGAAGACGGGTACGCCGATGTTGGTCGAGATACAGCCTGTGGCCAGGGAGTTGTTGGCTGCGCTGATGACCGACACGCTTCGCGATTCTCCTTATCTATTCACTTTCTTGAGCGGGACGAAAACGGGTGAAGAGGCCTTCCGGGAATATACCTCTGCCTTGGCTGATTTTAACAGGTCCCTGAAGGAGCTGGCAAATGCCTGTGGTGTGACGGAAATAGTTACCTCGTATTCGATCCGTCACTCTTTCGCTACGACCTTGAAGGAACAGGGTGTACCGATCGAGATGATCAGCGAATTGCTGGGACACCAATCGATCAAGACCACGCAAATCTATTTGAAAAGCTTCTCGTTGGATAGGATGTCTGCGGTGAACAAGGCTTGCTTCGAGAGTATATATAATGAGGTATCAAAGGTGGGGTAG
- the istB gene encoding IS21-like element helper ATPase IstB codes for MKSEKETIYDYATELKLLAFKEELEYTLSLAAGENWSHLHFLTELLGKESVRRRECRRKSRIKSAGFPQMKYLHELVMEDMPKEAQIILPELETLDFIREGRNIVLYGNPGTGKTHIATALGIKACQQDFTVLFTSVPVLLTQIREAKSAKTLRALQLRFEKYDLVICDEFGYVSCDKEGGELLFNHLSLRAGKKATIITTNLAFNRWNEIIKDKVLVAAMVDRLTHKAYLVNMTGLSYRLKETQKMRQDK; via the coding sequence ATGAAATCAGAAAAAGAAACCATTTATGACTATGCGACAGAACTGAAGCTGCTGGCCTTCAAAGAGGAACTGGAATACACCCTTTCATTGGCAGCCGGAGAAAACTGGAGCCATTTGCATTTCTTGACCGAATTGCTTGGAAAGGAAAGTGTCAGAAGAAGGGAATGTAGAAGAAAATCAAGGATAAAATCTGCGGGATTCCCACAAATGAAGTATCTGCATGAACTTGTCATGGAAGACATGCCCAAAGAGGCACAGATAATATTGCCTGAATTGGAAACACTGGACTTCATCAGGGAGGGAAGAAACATAGTCCTGTATGGAAATCCGGGGACGGGAAAGACTCATATTGCTACGGCTTTAGGAATAAAGGCCTGCCAGCAGGATTTTACCGTATTGTTTACTTCAGTCCCTGTCTTGCTTACCCAGATAAGGGAAGCCAAATCCGCAAAGACACTGCGGGCGTTGCAATTACGGTTTGAAAAATACGATCTGGTTATCTGTGATGAATTCGGATATGTCAGTTGTGACAAGGAAGGAGGAGAACTGCTTTTTAACCACTTGTCCTTAAGGGCCGGGAAAAAAGCTACAATCATTACTACTAATTTGGCTTTTAACAGATGGAATGAAATCATAAAGGACAAGGTGCTTGTAGCGGCAATGGTCGACAGGCTTACACATAAAGCCTATCTGGTAAATATGACCGGACTCTCTTATAGGCTCAAAGAAACACAAAAAATGAGACAAGATAAATGA
- the istA gene encoding IS21 family transposase, whose amino-acid sequence MKTMVERQSIIHMYRVCGYSKRRISRELHVSRHTVDNILSEYESAIRTDNPEEALSDLLTVQPKYDSSKRRPRRLTQEIKDEIGFCLKKNAVKVATGLRKQRMLKKDIHQFLLSKGYTISYATVCSYIKNIESYKEKKKSEAFIRLFYEPGCIVEFDWGEVLLFIDGVKTKFYLAVFTFGHSNGRYAYLFRHQNTLAFMESHRNFFRDIHGVPAMMVYDNMRVAVKSFVGGDKKPTEALMKMSGFYCFEYRFCNVRAGWEKGHVERSVEYVRRKAFCLTDHFNDIRSAQEHLNRMCTQVNNEQGSLSTAEKSSRLEADLSSLKPFPGNLGCFEVNEYIVDKWSTVSMKNVHYSVPDSLVGEKVHVKVYSEKIVILYGKEKVASHQRSYCGGDWCIKLEHYLRTLSRKPGALPHSVVWQRAPEELKRLYDSYFKNDNRAFVLLLDYAWENGFSGTDIIRACRELTGRGVRKISPEQVKAMLHGNAQEEMEESMESPVLPAQQENIEREAVDMLEGITALMTGYNEAHDIIPTI is encoded by the coding sequence ATGAAGACTATGGTAGAAAGACAATCAATAATACACATGTATAGAGTATGCGGTTATAGCAAACGGCGTATCTCTCGTGAACTTCATGTCAGCCGTCATACCGTTGACAATATTCTTTCAGAATACGAATCAGCCATCCGTACTGATAATCCGGAAGAGGCTTTGAGTGATTTGCTTACCGTCCAGCCCAAGTATGACAGTTCCAAACGCCGCCCTCGCCGCCTTACACAAGAGATTAAGGACGAGATCGGGTTTTGCCTGAAGAAGAATGCCGTTAAGGTAGCTACGGGGCTTCGCAAGCAGCGCATGCTGAAGAAGGATATCCACCAGTTTCTGTTATCCAAAGGATATACCATCAGTTATGCCACAGTGTGCAGTTATATAAAAAATATAGAGTCATACAAAGAGAAGAAAAAGAGCGAAGCCTTTATCCGGTTGTTCTATGAGCCGGGATGCATTGTTGAGTTTGACTGGGGTGAAGTCCTTCTTTTTATTGACGGTGTCAAGACCAAGTTTTATCTGGCCGTATTCACTTTCGGGCATAGCAATGGCAGATACGCCTACCTTTTCAGGCATCAGAATACGCTTGCCTTCATGGAATCCCACCGCAACTTCTTCAGGGATATACATGGTGTCCCCGCCATGATGGTCTATGACAATATGCGTGTAGCCGTCAAGAGCTTTGTCGGTGGTGACAAGAAGCCTACGGAAGCCCTGATGAAGATGTCCGGTTTCTATTGTTTTGAGTACCGTTTCTGTAATGTACGGGCCGGATGGGAGAAAGGGCATGTGGAACGCAGCGTGGAATATGTCAGGAGGAAAGCTTTCTGCCTGACTGACCATTTCAATGACATACGTTCCGCCCAGGAGCATTTGAACCGAATGTGTACGCAGGTCAACAACGAGCAGGGCAGTCTTTCAACAGCGGAGAAATCATCGCGTCTGGAGGCTGATTTGTCATCGCTGAAGCCTTTTCCCGGCAACCTTGGCTGTTTTGAGGTCAATGAGTACATCGTGGACAAGTGGTCGACTGTCAGCATGAAAAATGTTCATTATTCCGTACCTGATTCCCTTGTAGGAGAAAAAGTACATGTCAAGGTCTACAGTGAAAAAATCGTCATCCTGTACGGGAAGGAGAAAGTGGCCTCGCACCAACGCAGTTATTGTGGTGGCGACTGGTGCATCAAGCTGGAGCACTACTTGCGTACACTTTCCCGTAAACCGGGTGCATTACCTCATTCTGTGGTCTGGCAAAGAGCACCGGAAGAACTGAAAAGACTGTATGACAGCTATTTCAAGAATGACAACAGGGCATTCGTCCTGCTGCTGGACTATGCATGGGAAAATGGTTTTTCCGGGACAGACATCATCAGGGCATGCAGGGAACTGACCGGACGTGGTGTCAGAAAGATATCTCCGGAACAGGTAAAGGCCATGTTGCATGGCAACGCACAGGAAGAGATGGAAGAATCCATGGAGTCGCCTGTTCTTCCGGCACAACAAGAGAATATAGAAAGAGAAGCCGTGGATATGCTTGAAGGCATTACGGCACTCATGACAGGATACAATGAAGCGCATGATATAATACCAACCATTTAA
- the nusG gene encoding transcription termination/antitermination protein NusG translates to MGHDLPPLPSRDVHAVRWYVLSLPACHKGPAKGLKKELDRRVRLGEPTFDFFAPSFVEMRRREGHLVETHRPLLYNYVFIRSSVYEIFRLKRDFPLYNFLPSVDGRGSYPFVSDREMENLRWVARSYSDELPVYVPEAGYLRKGDRIRITDGRFKGVEASVVIQPGVGEREVMVCVDNWMWVPLLRVQPGEYEVISLAEEGKHVYTRLDNSRIQNGLHEALGRHWGSCGVTAADRELAAETLRTYGELQLDSAVMRCKLYSLLLPAYTILGDEERQKSLIGTIVSFLSLIRAEQSLALLLLTLYGCTDSSIYYYRAHELIDPWSRESSPKKSKLSLIRRLADYDRWLKHNE, encoded by the coding sequence ATGGGTCATGATCTTCCTCCTTTACCATCGCGTGATGTCCACGCCGTAAGATGGTATGTGTTATCTCTTCCCGCTTGTCATAAAGGCCCTGCTAAGGGTTTGAAGAAGGAGTTGGATCGCAGAGTGCGTTTGGGTGAGCCTACGTTCGATTTCTTCGCCCCCTCTTTCGTGGAGATGCGCCGCCGTGAAGGGCATTTGGTGGAGACTCACCGTCCGTTGCTCTACAATTATGTGTTTATCCGCTCTTCTGTATATGAGATCTTCCGTTTGAAACGAGATTTTCCCTTGTATAATTTCCTGCCTAGCGTGGATGGCCGTGGCTCATATCCTTTTGTATCCGATCGTGAGATGGAAAACTTGCGTTGGGTGGCCCGTTCTTACTCGGATGAGCTTCCGGTGTATGTGCCGGAAGCGGGTTATTTGCGTAAAGGTGACCGGATACGCATCACGGATGGTCGTTTCAAAGGTGTTGAGGCAAGTGTAGTAATACAGCCCGGTGTTGGCGAGCGGGAGGTAATGGTATGCGTGGACAACTGGATGTGGGTTCCCCTGTTGCGTGTTCAGCCGGGCGAATATGAGGTGATCAGCTTGGCCGAGGAAGGCAAGCATGTATATACCCGTTTGGACAATTCCCGGATACAAAATGGTCTTCATGAGGCACTAGGGCGTCATTGGGGAAGTTGTGGCGTTACGGCTGCCGATCGTGAGCTGGCGGCCGAGACCTTGCGTACCTATGGGGAGTTGCAGTTGGATTCGGCCGTGATGCGTTGCAAGCTCTATTCCCTCTTGTTGCCTGCCTATACGATATTAGGGGACGAGGAGCGGCAAAAGTCGTTGATCGGAACGATCGTCTCGTTCTTATCCTTGATCCGTGCGGAGCAGTCGTTGGCATTATTACTACTTACGCTTTATGGCTGTACGGATAGCAGTATCTATTATTATCGTGCGCACGAGTTGATCGATCCGTGGAGCCGGGAATCCTCCCCGAAGAAGAGTAAATTATCTTTGATCCGTCGGTTGGCTGATTACGACCGGTGGCTGAAACATAATGAATAA
- a CDS encoding polysaccharide biosynthesis protein, whose protein sequence is MMNLFSKLSTWYFSRKALPYWSIILLDCLVILFSGLLVYALNNGIFATMGIFWHLSLTWGVCLVPYLVGFRLFRTYSGIIRYSSFVDLQRVGFAVLFGVVCVVTFQEFTDFSPYLVYIRKRDLVLSSLLAMSLMWAMRVFVKYFYVTTFRQSKAERAFIFGVKQGGISLAKSIQNQDPAQYVLAGFVSEAGNMQNRILMGVRVYPFDEELIDAMRRERATILFVSPLKSDSIREQPDMVARLAEAGIKIYVTPAAQEWDGRSDLTHTQLRKVEIEDLLPREKIEIDMEAVGRLLRGQRILITGAAGSIGGEMVRQIASFTPDRLILVDQAETPLHDIRLMMARDWRDINAYTLVADIANKSRMEEIFSEHRPAYVFHAAAYKHVPMMEDNPCESVGNNVDGTRVIADLAVKYGTRKFVMISTDKAVNPTNVMGCSKRICEIYVQSLDKAIKEGHVEGVTQFVTTRFGNVLGSNGSVIPLFREQIAKGGPVTVTHPDIIRFFMLIPEACRLVLEAGTMGNGGEIFVFDMGKPVRIIDLAKRMIQLSGAKNVEVRFTGLRAGEKLYEEVLNDEEITLPTFHPKIKIAKVREYDYDTVCQDIDELVGLGRSRDDMAIVGKMKAIVPEFKSRHSKYEVLDKALESASTDA, encoded by the coding sequence ATGATGAACCTTTTTTCTAAACTCTCAACGTGGTATTTCTCAAGGAAAGCGTTGCCGTATTGGAGCATTATCCTGTTGGATTGCTTGGTGATCCTGTTTTCAGGCTTGCTGGTATATGCCTTGAATAACGGGATCTTCGCCACGATGGGCATCTTTTGGCACCTGTCGCTCACGTGGGGTGTTTGCCTAGTGCCTTATCTGGTGGGCTTTAGGCTGTTCCGTACGTATTCGGGCATCATTCGTTACTCTTCCTTCGTGGATTTGCAACGGGTGGGCTTCGCCGTGCTGTTCGGTGTGGTTTGCGTGGTGACCTTCCAAGAGTTTACGGATTTTTCGCCTTACTTGGTGTATATCCGTAAACGAGACCTTGTGCTATCCTCCCTGCTGGCGATGAGCTTGATGTGGGCGATGCGTGTGTTCGTGAAGTATTTCTACGTGACAACCTTCCGTCAGTCGAAGGCTGAGCGTGCCTTTATCTTCGGCGTGAAGCAGGGCGGTATCAGTTTGGCGAAGAGCATCCAGAACCAAGATCCCGCACAGTACGTGCTGGCAGGCTTCGTCTCGGAGGCCGGGAACATGCAGAATCGTATATTGATGGGAGTGCGTGTGTACCCTTTCGATGAGGAGCTGATCGATGCGATGCGCCGGGAGCGGGCGACGATCCTTTTCGTCTCCCCCTTGAAGAGCGACTCCATCCGGGAACAGCCGGATATGGTGGCCCGTTTGGCGGAGGCGGGGATCAAGATCTACGTGACCCCGGCGGCGCAAGAATGGGATGGCAGGAGCGATTTGACGCATACACAACTCCGGAAGGTTGAGATCGAGGATCTGCTTCCCCGGGAAAAGATAGAGATAGACATGGAGGCGGTGGGCCGCTTGCTTCGTGGTCAACGCATCCTGATAACGGGAGCCGCCGGCAGCATCGGTGGCGAGATGGTGCGCCAGATCGCCTCGTTCACTCCGGATCGCTTGATCTTGGTAGATCAGGCGGAGACCCCCTTGCACGACATCCGCTTGATGATGGCGAGGGATTGGCGGGATATCAACGCCTATACCTTGGTGGCGGACATCGCTAACAAGTCTCGCATGGAGGAGATCTTCTCGGAGCATCGCCCCGCCTATGTATTCCATGCGGCGGCCTATAAGCACGTTCCGATGATGGAGGATAATCCTTGCGAGAGTGTGGGTAACAACGTGGACGGTACCCGTGTGATCGCCGACTTGGCCGTGAAGTATGGCACGAGGAAGTTCGTGATGATCTCCACGGACAAGGCGGTGAATCCTACGAATGTGATGGGTTGCTCGAAGCGCATCTGCGAGATTTACGTGCAGAGCCTCGACAAGGCGATCAAGGAGGGCCATGTGGAAGGCGTGACGCAGTTCGTTACGACCCGCTTCGGCAACGTGCTGGGTTCTAACGGCTCCGTGATCCCATTGTTCCGTGAACAGATTGCCAAGGGCGGTCCCGTGACAGTGACGCATCCGGATATCATCCGTTTCTTCATGCTGATCCCGGAGGCCTGCCGGTTGGTATTGGAGGCGGGTACGATGGGTAACGGTGGGGAGATCTTCGTCTTCGACATGGGCAAGCCCGTGCGTATCATCGACTTGGCGAAACGTATGATTCAGCTTTCGGGCGCCAAGAACGTAGAGGTCCGGTTTACGGGTCTTCGTGCCGGCGAGAAGCTGTACGAGGAGGTACTGAACGACGAGGAGATCACGCTGCCTACCTTCCATCCGAAGATCAAGATCGCCAAGGTACGGGAGTACGATTATGATACGGTTTGCCAAGATATAGATGAACTCGTCGGCCTAGGCCGCTCGAGGGACGATATGGCCATCGTGGGCAAGATGAAGGCGATCGTCCCCGAGTTTAAGAGCCGGCACTCCAAGTACGAGGTCTTGGATAAGGCGCTAGAAAGCGCAAGCACTGATGCCTAA
- a CDS encoding smalltalk protein has product MSEKKKTNVWSVIIKVVIAIATTIAGALGISACAF; this is encoded by the coding sequence ATGAGTGAAAAGAAGAAAACCAACGTTTGGAGCGTAATCATCAAAGTAGTCATCGCCATAGCCACCACCATCGCCGGGGCCTTAGGCATCAGTGCTTGCGCTTTCTAG
- a CDS encoding DsbA family protein, whose protein sequence is MSLNYSIAMMGNPLKKEEPKKAYAKAQTNGELNLKELSTLIASKCTVHQADVSAVLIATTECMLEVLKAGKQVDFGDLGAFRLQINSGGAPSADLFTSDYIKGVNIQFVPGEELQVIFQGLKFNLVPTRAAQAAVIKAQKAGKTTVDISGKNGSSDSESPDEI, encoded by the coding sequence ATGTCATTAAACTATTCCATTGCCATGATGGGTAACCCGTTGAAAAAAGAGGAACCCAAGAAAGCCTACGCCAAGGCGCAAACCAACGGCGAGCTCAACCTAAAAGAGCTATCTACCCTGATAGCGAGTAAATGTACGGTGCACCAAGCCGACGTTTCGGCCGTGCTCATCGCCACCACCGAGTGTATGCTGGAAGTTCTGAAAGCCGGCAAGCAGGTGGATTTCGGCGATCTGGGTGCCTTCCGCCTCCAGATCAATTCCGGGGGAGCGCCAAGTGCCGACCTGTTCACCTCCGACTATATCAAGGGGGTGAACATCCAGTTCGTCCCCGGCGAGGAACTTCAAGTCATCTTCCAAGGCCTCAAGTTCAACCTCGTCCCCACCCGGGCCGCCCAAGCCGCCGTCATCAAGGCCCAGAAGGCCGGTAAGACAACGGTGGATATCTCCGGTAAGAACGGCTCCTCGGACAGCGAGAGCCCGGATGAGATATAA
- a CDS encoding D-Ala-D-Ala carboxypeptidase family metallohydrolase yields the protein METNGISGLSAYRIFATETKTSTLSPMRYFNYQEFEDSATARRDGIDNSLTPVAQQMVTILVEMLLDPLRRVWGRPIVISSGYRCPELNILIGGAKHSHHLLGCAADLIAGSPDDHRLLFRLIQETHELCGLEFTQLILEPGARWIHISYVPGNLRCQVIDKEKSPN from the coding sequence GTGGAAACAAATGGTATATCCGGGCTTTCCGCCTATCGTATCTTTGCTACAGAAACAAAAACATCAACCTTGTCTCCTATGCGCTACTTTAATTATCAAGAGTTTGAAGACTCCGCCACGGCCCGGCGAGACGGGATCGACAACAGCCTCACCCCGGTGGCCCAGCAAATGGTCACGATCCTAGTGGAAATGCTGCTAGACCCGCTACGGCGGGTCTGGGGCAGACCCATCGTCATCAGTAGCGGCTATCGCTGCCCCGAATTGAACATCCTTATCGGGGGAGCCAAGCACAGTCACCACCTCCTCGGTTGCGCCGCCGACCTGATAGCCGGCTCTCCAGATGATCATCGCCTCTTGTTCCGACTGATACAAGAGACGCACGAGCTGTGCGGACTCGAGTTCACTCAGCTCATCCTAGAGCCCGGCGCCCGATGGATCCATATCTCTTACGTACCCGGCAATCTTCGCTGTCAGGTTATCGATAAAGAAAAGTCGCCTAATTGA